The genomic segment GACATCTAAGAAAACAcgactggaaaaaaatgttctatgAGGCTCTGGctatttttaatgcattcaaTTTAATGCAAGCAGGAATATGACTCCTGCTGGCTTAAAAAATAGGGTTATAAGTcctttgaagctttttttccccccaccactTTTTTCAGCAGGTGGAAAGCTTTATATTCTGTGAACGTCACAGGAGCCTGCTGGACAAAATGGCAAACCCCCACATTAGgatatttcaaaagcaatgCTCCTGTGATCATCAATAAATGAGAGATCAGGGACAGAAGATGGGTTAcagttcagaaagaaagaatgtgAAAGGAAGGCAAATAGGAATGAAAAAGGAACCTGGACTTTCACTGGCTAAAACATACGCATAACCTATTCATATAAAAATGTGATTATACATCAGAATGGAGAACATGAGCTCTGCTGTTTATCTGGAAAGAGAACAACAGCACTAGAGCAGGTACAATGcactcttcagcagcagcagatgtggtCACCATTAATCATTTGGCAGAAATAAAGAAGGAGGAAGTAACCCTTGCAGCCCACAGATGCACAGGCAAGGTTTCCTGCCTTGAAAACAACCAGAaatcaaaatggaaatgttcagaaatacaaaatcagTGGTCCtgtgaaaaagacaaaaatcacagacatatttcactttatttatttgttcttcattttgatAGCACATCTCAAATCACACTGGTAATTAGATCTTACAAATTTCTCCCctgctctgggaaaaaaagcaaaaatcagtcATGCGTAAGTTATTGAATGCATTCACATCAAGTATGttgtattttggggttttgaaCATTGTAAATATGAGAACATTAAaccagctggttttttttaacttcattgtTACAGATCATAGCAGCTTAAAAGGTTTAACTCAAGTTTATCTAGttctaatgtttttattttattttaaaaagtttctaATAAAGTTTGgtaagagattaaaaaaatacagaggcCCAAATGCtacaaaacaacattttaaagaaatagcatttctttttatctaTACGGCTTAAAACCCACAATGGCCTTTCTGCTTTGGCTGGGGATGcaattttagaattatttaaattaaggTTAGGAAATTCAActtatttgtgatttttatgcATTATGAAACATCTTTAAATAGGTCAGAGCTTCCAGAAATGCTGAACACCCATACTTTAAGAGGTCCTAAATTAGGGAGACAAAACCTCAATTTATGTCTCAAATATTGGCCAAAATACCGGGAACCTCCTAATATAGTGCTCAGGTCCATGAAAGCAGGATATGAATCATTACAGGTTGTTATGCAagttgtctttgctttttttattattcttttttaaagctttcttgCAGTAGAGAGATAAAGTCTAATTGTAGGATGGGAAGAAAAGCTATCTTAAAATGGTAGCTAGCTATACTCATTGATTTAAGGAAAGGATAAGCAGACAAACTTACAGAGTATCTCCTTTTACAAGACTGACTCTACCATGCACAGGTGAAATATTGTTACAAACACCTGGTCTGATCCTACAACCTGCAAAGTGCCCTAAACCGCTTTGTGAAAGAACCCAGGGATGAAGGTGCTAGTTACGCCCGAGGAAACActtggagaaggaggaaaacacaTGAACAAATCGAGATGTTGCAACATGGATTAACCTTAATCCCTTGCTTTCGGGCATCAGCTTTCCCTAATCCTGAGTTAGTGCTGTTTCTAGGAGCTTGCAGCAGCACGGCTGGAAACAACCCTAAACTTTCAGTTTCGGGCACGGGGACTGCATGCAAAGGAGAACAAagcaaaggaggaggaaagctgagTTTGGACTAACATTTCAAGGTTTACACTGAATGTGATCAAGTGTCTTGTGCAGCTGTTGACTAAAGGTCTTTTCAGAGCTGGAACTCAGACCTCTTTTTCTATGTTGTAGGATCCATCACTTATCTTCGCAGCTGTCATGTATTGAACCACATGGCTGCAAGATAAAAGTAGTCAAGATACTTTGACAGAAGTAGTTAATACTGTAACATCCACGCTGTGCTGCGATCTCCGGTGTCGCACCAGGCTGGTGATGACTCAGTAAACACGTTCACTCCAGTTATAAACTTACTACAATTTCTTGTGCCAGGACTTAATTGTGCTTCAGTGCATGAAAGAAATTTACAACCGCTCCATGAACATATATATTCCAGCTCTccctttcatttcagtttaaaaaaccagcagcaattATATTATAACTTCATAGCAGATATTCATAACTTAGCTATAAACAAATGCTGAGCTAAAGCTTTGCAGACAGCTCTCGGGAAAACTTAATTATTATAGGATTTATAAGAATAtcaaccacttttttttccagtactaCAGTTATACTATCTTTTAATGACAGCAAGTAGATATAAATTACATCTTTTCTGACTTGGTCTACTCTTCAAGTGGGAAATTTAGGAAGAAGCCTGttgtcagtattttttttactattttagtGATAGTTTAAAGTCAGGCAAATGTAGCTGTCTCCATATAATGGAAAAGGACTCCGGGGCAGACTAGTAATTTGTCTTTTGAATAGACGTGACTTTGGTTGCTGTCTGTTTTAAGCATAAATTCTATCTACTTTATTGGGTTtatggggaaaaggaggaaagagagtTTGAATCTAGATAAAAAGCTTGAATTCTTCTGCAGTGTTAATTGGATATCTTGATCAAAATTTATGCTGATTCAGATTGTCACTTGGCTGCTCTAATTCCACCGAGTCTTTGTAACGAGCTAAATGGAAGAAGAATCTGGGCCACTGTTGAAAAAGCTTTGCCTTGTGATCTCCGTGTGAACCTATGCTGGGAATGAGTTTTGGCCTGCATGACTGAGCTGACATCCAGGCCTTGCCTCCTTAATAGCCTTTCTTAACACATACAACCACTTAATAACCTGATGTTTCTAGGAAGCAGTGATTCAGCAAAGCCATTTTCTTAAATCCCAGCGAAAATAGTCTgttctatatattttaaatgtcagaaGGCAGTTCGATCTACCAGTACCTggtctgaattttttaaaaagaacttttcaGAATCCTGCCATAAGAAATGCTCTGATGAAATCTGTTATGATCTCCAAGGGCCAAGAAGCCTCACCTTGGGGTACTCTGAGAGGAGCCAAGACAGCGATGAGCCAACTGCCCAGGAGgacacacagcccagcagcactccagctgtgggacaggctgctccaagcctgATCTTGGAGAAGAATGGAAAGTCAAAAGCTATGGGAGTTGTTGCCTGCCAGTTACATTCACATCCCTGTGCTTCCCACACACCTGTGAATTCAGCTTCACAGCTCCTTTGTGAGGTAGGAAATTACTACTCCCTCCCTGGCAGAAGTGGAGCATAAAGAGATTGCTTTTGTTCTCCTAGGGCCCCACAGGGAGTCTGTGATAAAGCTGAGGATGAATTTAATCTacccttctctcttctttgcCCAGGAACACTGGGCTTTTGACACAACTATCATTGCTGCTGAAAGCTGGACAATATATACTGACACGAATGGgttctctcccctgtcctgcctgTCTGAACTTTATAGATTGGCTCAAACTGTAGAGATTTGCTGCTCAATAGCAAGATCAGCTTACCCAGTGTTTTGGGTCAGTCTACAAGACAGACAAAGCTCAGCTGCAAAGCTCAGGTTTAAATCTTCCCTATATATTGGAGCCCACTTCTATTTGCTTGCTTCCCTCCTTCCAGGAAGCAGGAAATACAATTAAGACTACAAGCACAAAGGAAAAGTTAATGAACAAAAACTTCTACTAATAATTACAAACATTAGTGCAAACCACACAGCAGATTATTTGTAGTAAGCTCAGTATTTTCTGTAAGGAGTCGTACAACTGAGGCTTTAAACACAGATGAAGTCACATTCTTTAGCCAAATAAGTAGCAGCTTTGAAGGTCACTCACCTAAGAAATCTGGATTGTGCTGCTACACATATTATTTTACCCTACATATTTGTGTGTATTCTATCAtactttttattgaaaatatatttagtccttttttaaaatataaataactaaAAGGTAGTAAAGACCAAATTCCAAAGCTGAATTACCTGTTTGGCTAAGGGACTTACCGAGCATCATCTCATCTGCCcagaagagcttttttttttttttttaatttaaatgagcCATTTGTCTATGTGCCTAAAAGCCAACACCTAAATCCATGCTTGTCATTCAAATGCATGGCTCTGCTCTCAAAGTTGAGTGCTCACACTGTAACATCAgatgctcagcactgctgcaaaCTAGCTCCCATTTTTACATATTGAGATGTAGATGAAGGTGTTTGGCTTTATCTCACATCATGTGAAAACCCCAACCTTTGTGCCTAATTAAGAATCAAAGCTTGAATTTTGCAGCCAGTTAAGAATCCTACAGGAATGCTGATCTCCCTGCTCAAAATTTGTTTATGTTTGGCAATAGTCATCTGaaataaggtggaaaaaaaattgaagtttgaaaaaatatttctcaaaacaCTTTTCTGGTCAAGGCCAACGGAGCTAGTAAACGCTGCACTTAGTGGTCTGCacccccagcagctgcagctgaacGATGAAGTCAGAATTTGGAAAAGTGcactttttcactgtttgcTCTCCCGCAGGATCAGACACCAGAGCCTCACGCCCCCTTGTGCCTTCCAGAGGGACCCTCTCTCTTCAAAGGTTTTCATCCAGCCATTTGATGTAGCTGCTCCTGGTCTGGAAGGCCGCAGAGAAGTCAGTGGGCCAGAGGGTGAATATCATGCAGCCGTGGAAGCAGTTGTGGAAGTGGTCGAGCGTGACGTCCACGCCCGCGTTCTCCAGGCGCTTGGCGTACATGGCCCCGTCGTCCCGCAGCACGTCGTTCTCGCACGTCAGCACGTACGTcttgggctgcagctgcagcgTCTCGTTGTCTGCCAGCAGCGGCACTGCCCGCACGTCCAGCAGCGCTGGCATCTTCTGGATGATCTCGGCCGTGCCCGTGGTTTGCACCACGGGCTTGTAGTCCTTTTTGAATGACGGCGGCAGCAGAGACGTCCAGTTCAGGCGTCCCCTGAAGGAGAGAGCTTGGCCGACGTCCAGAGCGGTGTGGTTGTTGATCAGCAGTGCGTGAGCCAGGTCGTGGTTACCATTGAAATAATACAGCCAGTAGTTGATCATGACATGGCGAGGAAGAACGGGCATATTCCTGTTCTGCTGGTAAGAGGGTGTATTGAAGTCAAATGCCTGAAGGACTGGATAAATTAAGGCCTGCAGTTTCGGTCTGATGGTCAAATCCTCCTCTTTGCTAAGCTGTGGGGGAAAACACAACACAGAATTGCGAttataaataaacacatatCAATGTAGAATTTCATACAAGCGAACGTTTATTTGACAATTTTCAGGCCAAATTCTGCCCTTATACACGTAATGTGGCTCTTTGGTCTGAAGTATCAGCAGCCTTAACCTCCTCTCCTCTTGTAACGTGGCCATCAGGCAGACCCAGTATCCTGTTCCCAATAGAAATCAGTGACAGAAGTTTACTGAAGGGTgtaacaagattaaaaaaaaaagagtgtaaAGTGGCATTTCTCTAACACAGTGCCCAGTTTAACAAGTGGCAGCTGAAGGATTTCCTGAATTAAAGGAGCTGCTCATGCTCTTAACAGCttttcatggatttttcttccatgaattGATctaactgttttttttttcagcaaaggCAGATTGTTGGCATCCATGGTTTACTCTAGCAAAGGCTCACCAAGCGCAGAAGTACCTCTTTGTGTCTGAATTGACCCTGCCACCTGCATTTGATTTGAGTCTACCAATTATTCATTTGGTGCCTCCAGTCGTCTTTCTGGAAGAGTCAGCAAACTCTTTGTTTCATCTTCTACACAAGATACTCAATTCTCTATTGTATCTTatcttgtttaaaaagaagtatGCATCAGAAAATTGAATTAGGAATGCTTTTTCCAAAACATGGTATTATCACGTTTATCAGTCCTCAACAATGAAACTTTTATTGTAATTGCctcttattaattttttcaccCTAATTCAATATTGCAAGGTTGTCATGATAATTAATTGTCTGGACGTGGTATCTGGTTTCTTATCACTAAGGGTTATGGCAATAGGAAAGttagtaataataatatttcactcaaccatgaaaaatattattacttgCCCCAGGCTGCCTTTAAACTCTTTACTAGATcaaattcagatttaatttacatttaaactGCAggtatacaaaaaaaatttccttaaaattgcaaaatgctacaggaagaaaatttagCAGAAGAATTAAGCATCATTTATTGTACTTTTTTGTCCTTCATTTgtatctgaaagaaataaaaacacattttcagagaCAATTATCTAAAAAACAGGAAGCTATATCGATAAACTATGCctacttagaaaaataaagagttaaCCAGCaaaatgggtaaaaaaaaaattgtttagcTACTTGCTCTTAAAATCTGGTCCATAACAACTCGTAACTGCATTAAGTCAGAAATTTCTCAGAATACtctgaggtggaagggaccctaaGTGATTCATATTGTGAGCTGCTGGCCTTGTACCATCCTGCTTTTAGGGCTGGCACATCACCTTGTGTTGATGGAGCACAAAGAATCCATCAGTCTCCCTGCATGGCTGACCTGGGCTGTTGTACTGTAACACAGAACAGACACTGGATGTTACCTCCTGAcacacagcagctgccaaaTTTCCTCCTGCACTGTCACCAGAGATTGCAATTCGACTTGGGTCAACTGAATACTCAGCTAAGACATCAGGCTGCAAGAAATGCTTTGTAGCACGAAGAGCATCGTGGTATTGCTCAGGGAAGCACGCCTTTGGAATCAGTCTGTATCTACAAAATAAAGGGATGAGAGACAATTATTACCATCACTGTACCTCTCCTTCAGGATTAACAGGTGATAGCAGGTAATCCTTATTGGAAATGACTATTTCATTAGGATAAATACTACGGGGAAAGTAGGAGGTGTGTAATACTTACGTAAAACCTATTCTTATAATTAATGTTAGATTAATTATAACTATTCAGAAAGATTAAAATGAACCTACTAGATATAAATAACACCAAGATAGTATAAAACTGTGCAGCACTTACCTAGGATTTCCCAATAGAGGATTTCCTCAtgcattataaaaattaatacttaAGACACCCTTGGCACGGGAGTCATTACACTCAGTATGGTTTTGATCCAAATTCCCACCTTAATGAGTATGAAGGAGAGTAAATCATATTCACCCAACAGACTCTGCTGAGTCAAACACCTAAGCAGTTCTGTTCCCCAAATTTTTACTCATGCtcaggagaaaacaaaccttGTATGCACCTCTGTGCCATGAAATGAACAAGAGCCAAAAAATTGAGTAATACCAATTTGCTCCAATGCAACAGATCTGataattcctttcctttgtcaaggagaggagcagaaataTACCCACTGGGCAGGTGGGTAGACTGAGGCGCAGAGAGAGCAAACAGtctgccaggagcagccagcagcTGAATCCCAGACATGAGGTTTTCTCAGCTTCTAAACAACAGTGCAGAAGAAGTCTCTTTGTATTTACTGGATAACTTGAAATCTCAGAGTTGTAACCAGGCCTTAACCAGGCATAAACAAGTCTTCTGTTTATAGCTTTTCAAACAATACCTTTTACACATTCTCAGTAGAGCCGAGCAAaccaaaattcagttttctgattttaagCTAATTTTAGACTGTAAGCTAAAAGAAGTTTTATacacagaataaattttaaacttaGATTACGAGTTTCACACTCCAATTGTGATTTGCCTTCAGAAAGCAATCTATATCTTGCATATGTAGGAATGTGAGTGTCCTTTGGGAACTCCTTGCAAAGCTGGTAACAGACTGTGCTTAGATTGTGAAAGTGAGATGAGCAATTAAACCAAAGAGAAATCTAATTAGACTTGACTAATTGAGAATAAACACCTTGACTGAAGGATATAATGGTTAAGGAGAAGAGGTAAATAGTAACTCAGAGCAATAAGCAGAATTATACCAGCACAAATCAGAAAAGGAACAATAAGGAACTTTTCAATACTGTGATCGCCGCTCATCTGGAATAACcaacaactgatttttttagttttcattatCTTTactaataaaaaacaaagcaggaaaaaaaaaaaagaaaagaaaaggcaaccCTTTAAAGTACACTATAATGAGTATCAAATGGGTAACATCAACTCCATATAATTAAGTCGCAATTAGATCACAAAGCTTGGTATGTAACAAATTGCAGGTGGAAAACTTGAGTAATTACATTAAGTGATTGggtttgcaaaagaaaatattgaaggTGACAATAAAGATGGGAACAGTACCAATCAAGCTGGAGCCATCAAGGTAATGCAGTTAGCTAGTGAGAGATTTGTTTACCTTGTAATTGTTCAAGGTGTTAAAAAAGCAGCCCTGCTTCTCTGTTGTCTGGCAGTTTTCTGATCTTGAGGGAAGCACAAGGCTTAAAAGAGGTGACTGGAACAGTGGGAGATTGAGAAAGCAACAGAAACTGCCAGACCCCGGAGTGTATTCTGGTTAATGAGCAGGGGTAAAATGGTTTGCTAATTTTTATGTGGCAGACCCTTCCTCAATACGGCTTAGAAACTGTGGGTTATAGACAGACTTGTGGGGGATTTAATATGGATATATTTAGTGTGATACATATATAAacattaaatataatattagTAATATACTTTGCAGCAGTGGGAGTGGCCATTGAGGATGGGAAAAGTCCCTCTTTCTACATGAGGAGGCACAGAGATGTGGTTCAGCCCTCTTTCAGGTACACATCACGTCCAAACgagtttgattttatttgtttgattgtttttaaagttCACAAGTATTTACAGAATCATAACTTGGTACTTGAGTGATCTCAGGTTTTAGCTACACTCTTTACACGCAGGTAAAACTGCGAGATGCACTAACATTGCGTTTTACTATTTGTCCAACTGAATTCACTGCTACCTTCTTTTCCCACACTTCTGCCTTCTAAAATGACCTCTAAAATAATTAGGAAcccaaatgatttttttatacCATGCCATTTTGTTGCAATTTTAAAAGGATAAGAATATCGGACTGGTACAGAGAATTATTGTCCAAGTTAAAGCCTTATACACAAGCCAGTGACAAGGCAAAAGCTAAAAGAGCTATGTTACATATTTCTAATATCTTAAAATTAATTGATTAGCTTTAGATTACTCACTCAATAGAGACAACAACAGCGTTCAGAGAGTCAGCCATGATTCTGCAGAGGTTGATGTAAAGGCTTGTTCCTGGCATAAAAGGACATGGTGTTAGGGACATAAGAGTCAATAGTCACAAAGCTGCACCTGAGCCTTCCCAGAAAATATACAAACTTCATAAGCAAAGTAAATGAGATCAGCTTGCAAATGATCAAGTGCCAAATGCACACTGTAGCAGAGGGAACATAATTCATGTCTTCAGAAGCCCTGCAGCCTAATGTTTCCTTCTTCATCTGTTTCTTGGTGACTTGAGGCACGTCATTTCACCCACCTATCACAATTCTCTCACTTGGCCAAAATTTAAGGTACCCAGTGCTTTCGGGGCTTTAGCATCCAGAGACAGTCATCACTGTATGAGTCACTGCTTGTGGTTCATTTTATTATAGCATGCATTGCTTTGATTCAAATGAGTCTCCCCATTAATGTCAACTGAGCTACTCATTTAAGGGAGGATTAATCACAGCTATCCTATTTATCAGAGGATTGATTATCTttaattttgttcctttccAGTTACTTAATCGTTGGTTCCTGGTACTATAAAATATACTGAGACACTAAATGTTTCCTGAAGTATCTAGACTGAGAATTTAATATTTAGGTGTAGCAATTGTGTCATTAACTTCTGTGCCTTGGACTCAGGATACATCTGACATAGCCAAGTTATAATCACCCAGACAAAGCATTGCAATTTAATATGAACTTTTTGCACAACAAGAGTCATATGCAAACTGTTAAAGAACAAATGAGGCAGGCAGGAGGTTAACAAACATTGCTTAGGTAGGGCTAAGAAAATCCATCTCAAAGCACAATTCCTCTGTAGGAAGAGGAGTAAAATGTTTAACTGCTACAGGACTACAGGACAAAGAGACTGGGATTTCCAAAAGCAGGTAAAGGCCAGATTTTAAAGTTATTCAGGAATCTAAATTTCACTTAAATCATGCTCTAAACGACTTGTACATGCATAGTTCAAATGCAGTCAATGTAGTCTGCATTTTGGATCATTTCGGAAAACccctaaaatattcttttcctaTAGAGGAAGCCACAGAAGG from the Chiroxiphia lanceolata isolate bChiLan1 chromosome 10, bChiLan1.pri, whole genome shotgun sequence genome contains:
- the NCEH1 gene encoding neutral cholesterol ester hydrolase 1, yielding MRAAWVLLPALAALSAYYVYLPLPSAVSDPWKLMLLDATFRAAQQMGHLIHYLRFSHHLIVLNYLISTFDLYQLESVSSEDIKVTDAVFDGVEVRVFEPPARGDESLKRGVIYIHGGGWALASARTSLYINLCRIMADSLNAVVVSIEYRLIPKACFPEQYHDALRATKHFLQPDVLAEYSVDPSRIAISGDSAGGNLAAAVCQELSKEEDLTIRPKLQALIYPVLQAFDFNTPSYQQNRNMPVLPRHVMINYWLYYFNGNHDLAHALLINNHTALDVGQALSFRGRLNWTSLLPPSFKKDYKPVVQTTGTAEIIQKMPALLDVRAVPLLADNETLQLQPKTYVLTCENDVLRDDGAMYAKRLENAGVDVTLDHFHNCFHGCMIFTLWPTDFSAAFQTRSSYIKWLDENL